The sequence aaacctgaaaaaatgtgtaaaaaaaaaaaataataataataataataatcacacttgtttgcaaagcagtttcacttattCCAGGACACtcaattcaagaaaattctggaaacaaggtGACAAATTCAACATTAACAAGGCAAATTCTTtcctctggagaaaaaaaaggggaaaaaatggagggtttttttgttgttgttgtttttttgtttttgttttttttttacagtgatgaaCTTTGAACTGTTCTGTTATCTATTATTTTGTCTTCAGCCTCTTCATTCTCATGGTTGAGCCCTTTAGCAGAGGTTGCAATGTCAGATCAGTATATCTTAGAATCAGTAATAGTAAGATATTTTTCTGTacctgatgatgatgtcatactGATCTATATGGGATCCAAGATGGCTCCCCTGAAGGACCCCTCCACTGCCGACCACCACACAGCGCCTGCAGCTGCCCTCTTTGCCCAGTGAGGGAGGCAGGCCAGGCTGAGGCAGAGaggccagagccagagccaggtgGCCCTCGCTGCCCTGCAGCCCCAGTGGAGGGGACAGATCCCAGGCCACAGGTGTCTCCTGCTGGACAAACACAGGGATGTCCAGGAGGCCTGCAGAACAGGACAGGGGCTTGAGGTGGTCCAGACACCACCGGGGTTGACAGGGGCTTGACAGCAGTGACGCTGACCGATTTAGTAAGGCCTAaagtgagagaggcagacagacaggtgagacagaagAGGTTTGATAAAGCAGAATGTGTGATCTAAAATGCCCTTGAACACATGCATCCATACCAGATCTTTGGGCTGTTGGTGGTCGTTGACAGTCAGCTTATCCAAGGGGAAATACGCTGGAATTAAAATAGCTGAATAACATCCAGTCAAGAGCACAAGACTAAGGACCAGATTTTTAGTTCTGtatgtgaaagaaagagaggagtgaTGAACCTGCACATTTACATTAAGCCCTTCATCTCTGACTTTCCCTTAAAGATACCATGAAGTGGCATTCATATGTCCTTGATTTAATGTATTTGCTGTTAAAACAGAATGTTGGGGGCAGGACATAATGTGGGAAGGGATCATTCGAAAAGGTAAACAAACAGGAAAGCAGCGAGGGAGAGatacacagttttatttgatgtgatagctggaggctctggattcttttaaaaaatgttaaggtTTTACTGgttcaaatttttatttacacCCACTGGGGCAGCATGGGAACACCACTAAAGAAAGCAGAATATAGCATGGGAAGACATGGGAGTTCATTTCATGGTGTATTTCAATTCCCCCTGAAGTCGattcaaagttggaaaaagcatttttttttccatattgtacagcAATGTCACATTTCTATTCTGTTCCAATGCTTCATTGGATCTATATCATGCTTACATTAagagaaatattcaaactcgagatgccattgttttatggatACACCGTTAtgtcaaatagaaaatagattTTTCGAACTTACttttttctagattttttttcctataatttTTCATGCATTTCCTCATGATCCGGCAGgaaatatttggtatttttggcAACCTTGAAATcttcactagaatttaaaataaaagttcagtggctttgaataaaacaaagcctcacagcatgcatttgtattgGAGAAACCCACCAATTTACAGACACCTGCAGAGGTATACCTGCTGAGGAAGAATGGCCTGGAGTGTGGCTCCTTGAGCTCCTGTTGTCTTTGAATGACAGGGGCTGCAACTGCAGTCTGAGCAGCCTCAGGCAGCAAGGAGAAGCCATCGTCTGGATCCTCAACACTCAGGCGATTCAGCGTCACCATGGCACTtgcacctccacctgaacatacacacaagcattaACAGAGTCATGGTGGCAATTACAGTCTAAAGCATTTCAGTGAAAGTGTCACCATCTGATATTTCTTTTCTCTGAGTACTTTTTCATTATTCTGCCACAAAAGCAAATATTTGTGTTTGAGTTTAGAGGAAGTACTTTATTAACTCTGTCACTACCAGAGAGGAAAGGACAACAAACAGCCATTTGGATCTGTCACTACAACCTGAAGCATCTTAAAGACAAATAAAGCATTAATAGAGCATTAGGCTAGACTGACAATTGATATGAACAAAATAACTCACAGTGTGCTCTGGAAGAGATTTCAGCCGATGGTTTCTGCTCATCTGCTCTGCATGGTTGAGAGGAAGGCAGCAAGATGCCTGTTGCATTAGGctaaaatggctgctgctgtttttcccccctgctGAACTCTGCCTCTTCCCTCAGTAACTTGGTTAACTATTAACATGACAATCAGTCATACTCTGGCTACATTgcatgtacctgtgtgtgtttggtagtGGACAGAGTACTACATAATGCCACTCAAGTAGGAGtcctgttactttgctgatattttacttgaATTGAAGTAGAAGTCCTGCTGTAAACATCTACTTAAGTACAAGTAAAAAgcaattaatttaaaatgtgctCATGCATTCCAAAAAATAGTGGAAGTGAGGAAGTGACAAAGTGTGAGAAAATGTTCTAGAAATATGAACTCAGGAATCAGTGGATATGAATGGTTTCCCAGTCAGGTGTATTGGCTGAGGTTTATCCATGCATGTACAGTCTGATTTGTACTATTTTTATTCCACTGAGTCTACTTAACTCCATCTGGCCCTTGATTTATACCAAAACTGACTTGCTCAGTCAGATGTATCGTATGCTGTAGTGACTTTTCCCTTCCTGGCTCTGTGACCTTTGGATATAGATCATTTGTGCCACCAGTTGCTTAACGCACTCAACCACCATTTTAAAGAATGTTTCGTTTAATGACTGGATGCATTCCCTAATCTACAAAATATTATGCCTctgtaactttttttgtgtttatttactcAACATAAGGGTCCCCAAAGCTGGAGGTGGTCAGTGATTGGTTGTTGGTGTGGTATGAAACAGGTAGGTATTCACAAGGTATCACTTGACAGTAatgaaaaaattataaataacatAATCCCCCAGAACAGTGTGTTTATGAGGGCTGTACTCTTATAAAATTGAAGTACGCAGCGTACGCAGCAAAAAGAGTGAGTAAAACCAGGAGCCCGTGGAATGAATGCACTCTCAGCTCATGACCTGGGTGTGACATGCcagttggatgtgtgtgtgactgtgtatgtgtgtgtgtgtgtgtgtgtgtgtgtgtgtgtgtgtgtgtgtgttccagagagagagtcaacgtgagagagagagtgaggctgGTATCATtagcatttacacacaaacatacatgcgcagacacacacacacaaagcacacacacacacacacacacacacacatacacatacacctgTTTGCCGGGGTAACACAATGTCCCTCCATGAACCCAGCATTCCAACTAGGAAGCTTAAAAGCACTGGGCTTGCAGCACTGCTGTTTAGAGCGGCTCGCAGTCAACTAAGTTATCTGCTATTACtaatcttttcatttactctttcTGTAgattatattaatatattattatattattaactATTACAAAACCTTCTGCCGTTACAAAATCATAGCACTGCCTAGTGCTGCCTGTTTTTTTGCGGTGCATCTGTTAACATTTCATGCAGCCAGTGATGGAGGAGGTTGCACAGTGGGCAGCCAATGTGGTtgacaagagaggagaaatggagAAGAAAGTTGAGGTAGGTGAAACTTAGTGCTTGCTAAGATGACATTTGCAATGACTTTCCATTTATATTGCAATCTTCCTTATATTAGCAATGCTGCCTTTGAAAAATAACTGCTATATTACTTACAAACACTCACTTTATTGaaagctttttttaaattgtaactTTTATGGGTTACAGTTTAGAGCATATTATAAtgtatattatgtattatttaggCCACAATTACCCCTCCGTTATATACCGAAAAGCCTTTACAGATGACACCACATGGATAGGCATTTATCATGAAGACAGAGGTCTATTTTGTGTAGGCTGTAATTATGTAGAAGCCATGTTGGCAATCACGTACAGTGTTCATGCTTAAACATGAACTATCAATGAGAAGTAAAACATCTGCAATCACAATGGAAGACATGAAGAGCAACACAAGGATGAAAATCAACTTTCCCAGTGCGGCTACAACTTCTGAAATAGCTTGCAGCTTGTTAACTCCATTTGTCATCCTGACCTTACACTGTGCTGGACCTGAGAGGAATTAACTGGTTGATGTTCTCTAGTAAAACTTATTTTGAGGCCATGTAAAACAGTCAAGGTCTTTTTAACCTATAGATGACTCATGTCCATATGCTCTGCCTTTCAAATGAATGCGCACTCCTATTCCATGACCTTGCTGTTACACTGGTGTTTGGCTATCAAGATGTTTGAGAAACATTATCCAAATTCAGTGTTCCTTAATTATAAAACCATATTGTTTTTGATATAATATTGTGAATTCCTTCCAGTGGCAATGCCAACTGACTTATCCACTTCATTGATCAAAAATAGCCACACTCATCCAGCTATTCTCCACATATTTGCAGCTTTAAATTCATATTAGCCCTTTTCACACTGTGCTGCTTAGCCCTGGGTTATGATCCCTGTTAGCCCTGGGATTACACCACCATTAGCCCTGAGATACCCCCACCCTTTGCTTGGGGCTTATTTAACCCCACTCTGGGGCAGGGTTAGTCCAACTTTTTGGAGGGATATCAGTGTAAAAGTTTGGGTTTGGATCTGCAGTGTGATTTGAAGTTACAACAAAAGCAGTGGAGTGTTTGTTGTCCTATCAAAACTGTGCTACAAGTGTTCTGCATACATTAACCCTGAGCTTTCATTTTCAAGAGTGAATACTTAACCCAGGGTTTGCTTGAATCGAGGTTAGCCCAGGGGTAATTTCCATTATTGTGAGAAATCTTctgtgaaaattatttttataagGACAAATTCTTATAAAAAGATCTATAAAGACAAACTCTTAATGATAGACATAGTTACATTAATCggattttttaaagtttatttcattttattttccgtGTTTATTTAGGAGCTAAGTGCTGGGCAAAAGAAGTTTGAGCACACATAGATAGAGACATAACAGGATAGGAAGATGAGAGGCATCAGCACCTCGTTTTTAACATCAACATGACACAGAGAAGAGAGGCGATATCAGTTTCTCCTCCACTCTAAGCTCCCGGCTGGCTTGCTACTGACAGACAAATTTTCCTTAACTCCACATCTTAAGTTAAATTATGAAGGTCATATAACAAACACAAGGcaagcagcagtttgttggGAAAATTCCTCTCTATAATGACTAAAAGCTCAGATGACACTATGCTGTGAATTTAGCGTGACATTATCACCAGCATTGTCCGCTCTCAACACCCCTTAGCCTACTTGGCGCCTCTGTTCTTACAAGCCTTTTGGTCCCTTGCCTATCCATGTAGGCATATGATTATTTCTCTACCTAATATCGGCCATGTCATCTCTCAGGCTgaagagatagagaggaggaTTTCCTCTGATCTAACCCGTGAGATTTTGGACCTGGGAGGGTTAGACAATATCACAGAGATGTGCAAAAGGAAGACCAAGAAGACCAAGAGAAAGTCCTCATCCCAGGTGTATGTGGAACTGCCTGTGGTGAGCTGGGCCTTATACAAAACATGGTGTTCATATacaacacaaaatcaaaatatatgaACATCTTTCTCTTGTATACttaactgtatttttatgtgtttgtgggGGACAGGTAGGGCCGGTGGATCCTGAAGACTTCATGGATGCAGCCATCAAGGGCAAACTGAAAGTGGTAGAAAAGTATCTGGCCGATGGTGGGAACCCTAATTTCCATGATGAGGTATACACTTCCTGTGTGGCAGCAAAACAGATCCAGTTTTACCCCGTTACACATAACAGTGCATCCAAAACAAAAGAGCACTCTTTACCATATAGTATTTCAGC is a genomic window of Myripristis murdjan chromosome 15, fMyrMur1.1, whole genome shotgun sequence containing:
- the st3gal7 gene encoding ST3 beta-galactoside alpha-2,3-sialyltransferase 7, yielding MVTLNRLSVEDPDDGFSLLPEAAQTAVAAPVIQRQQELKEPHSRPFFLSRTKNLVLSLVLLTGCYSAILIPAYFPLDKLTVNDHQQPKDLALLNRSASLLSSPCQPRWCLDHLKPLSCSAGLLDIPVFVQQETPVAWDLSPPLGLQGSEGHLALALASLPQPGLPPSLGKEGSCRRCVVVGSGGVLQGSHLGSHIDQYDIIIRLNNAPVSGFERDAGSRTTVRLVYPEAAPHSPDEYRETTMVALVVFKSLDLDWLTSVITKQPLSFWSKMWFWREVVDDIPLRPENFRILHPEIIHKTGQVLQTYTVNQGKMVPTLGASAVVMAFQLCDQVSLAGFGYDMHHPEARLHYYETIRMDAMKAQVVHDVSAEKLFLRELVAAGAVTDLTGAL